The proteins below come from a single Malus domestica chromosome 03, GDT2T_hap1 genomic window:
- the LOC103420002 gene encoding ran-binding protein 1 homolog b produces MSSAADPEHREDEEAPLAGDDEDTGAQVAPIVRLEEVAVTTGEEEEDAILDLKAKLYRFDKDGNQWKERGAGTVKFLKHKKTGKVRLVMRQSKTLKICANHLVLPKMTVQEHAGNEKSCVWHATDFADGELKEELFCIRFASIENNKLFMEKFQEVAESQSPEEESKEATEAAGLLDKLSVGEKSEAEAPAATKSDTLKEAEAPAEEKAEETAPDVKGKKKDD; encoded by the exons ATGTCGAGTGCCGCCGATCCCGAGCACAGAGAAGACGAGGAGGCCCCACTCGCCGGCGACGACGAGGACACCGGAGCTCAGGTCGCTCCGATTGTCCGGCTCGAGGAGGTCGCCGTTACCACCGGCGAAGAAGAGGAAGACGCCATCCTCGATCT GAAGGCGAAGCTTTACCGATTTGATAAAGACGGTAACCAGTGGAAAGAGCGAGGTGCTGGCACTGTCAAGTTTCTCAAGCACAAAAAGACGGGCAAGGTCCGCCTTGTCATGCGCCAGTCCAAAACCCTAAAGATCTGCGCCAATCATCTCG TTCTACCGAAGATGACAGTCCAGGAGCACGCCGGGAATGAGAAGTCTTGTGTTTGGCACGCAACTGATTTTGCCGATGGGGAATTGAAGGAGGAGCTTTTCTGCATTAGATTCGCTTCCATTGAAA ATAACAAATTGTTCATGGAGAAGTTTCAAGAAGTTGCTGAATCCCAGAGCCCAGAAGAAGAAAGCAAGGAAGCTACTGAAGCTGCTGGGCTTCTCGATAAATTGAGTGTTGGGGAGAAGTCTGAGGCAGAGGCACCTGCTGCAACCAAGAGTGATACACTAAAAGAAGCAGAAGCACCTGCTGAGGAGAAAGCAGAAGAAACGGCACCTGATGTcaaggggaagaagaaagatgattAA